In Rhodococcus rhodochrous, a single genomic region encodes these proteins:
- a CDS encoding DEAD/DEAH box helicase, with product MRTQDRSQLSLFATELDFPLDDFQVEACRALEDDRDVLVCAPTGAGKTVVGEFAARLALVAGGRCFYTTPIKALSNQKYLDLSRRFGDDRVGLLTGDISLDPHAPVVVMTTEVLRSMLHGGSPLLRGLTHVVMDEVHYLADRERGAVWEEAILSLPDDVRLTSLSATVSNAEEFGGWLRGIRGDLAVVVEETRPVPLTQHMLAGGRLFDLLSPSGTVDETLERYIAHRQLVEAAPGPATGRGRRRRRTRGPAGADLPEVVARLEAEQLLPAIWFRFSRNGCDDAVAECLDSSVRLTEAADVAEIRAVADRHTAALPPADLDAVGHIEWLEGLERGFAAHHAGLIPAFRHTVEELFARGLVRVVFATETLAVGVNMPARTVVLERLVKPTADGPVRLSPGEYTQLTGRAGRRGIDVEGHAVVLWSPEAAPATVAGLAGARSYPLHSSLRVGYNTAVNLVAGRGIPGSRDFLRRSFAQFQAERSVAALTDAVRANTTALRDLDTELEDVEGFTEYRHLCDRLAEARRSGSAELVTSLARAVRSHPAHRRGDRERLLALSARRAAVHGDTERMRSQIDSVTGRLVETFDRTLDLLEERGYLLRDPMGGSAYVTDDGRRLGRIYCANDLLVAECVRTGAWSGLTPAELAAVASSALGETRRRTVGVPGRTTPAIDEALRATSRLWSELAGHEERLGLEVGPDPDPIAVAAIHRWARGDGLAAALRTASDAGLSAGDLVRRYLRTLDLVDQTGLCRRDDLPPVSFTLT from the coding sequence GTGCGCACGCAGGACCGGTCGCAGCTCTCGCTGTTCGCGACCGAACTCGATTTCCCCCTCGACGACTTCCAGGTCGAGGCCTGCCGCGCCCTCGAGGACGACCGCGACGTCCTGGTCTGCGCTCCCACCGGGGCGGGCAAGACCGTCGTCGGCGAGTTCGCCGCCCGTCTCGCGCTCGTAGCGGGCGGACGCTGCTTCTACACCACCCCCATCAAGGCGCTGAGCAACCAGAAGTACCTCGACCTGTCGCGCCGGTTCGGCGACGACCGTGTCGGTCTGCTCACCGGCGACATCTCGCTGGATCCGCACGCACCCGTGGTCGTCATGACCACCGAAGTGCTGCGCAGCATGCTTCACGGTGGCTCTCCGCTCCTGCGCGGACTCACCCACGTCGTCATGGACGAGGTGCACTATCTCGCCGACCGCGAGCGCGGTGCAGTGTGGGAGGAAGCGATCCTCTCGCTCCCCGACGATGTCCGGCTGACCAGCCTGTCCGCCACGGTGAGCAACGCCGAGGAGTTCGGTGGCTGGCTGCGCGGCATCCGCGGCGACCTCGCGGTCGTCGTCGAGGAGACCCGGCCCGTCCCGCTGACCCAGCACATGCTCGCCGGCGGGCGGCTGTTCGACCTGCTGTCCCCGTCCGGCACCGTCGACGAGACCCTCGAGCGGTACATCGCCCACCGTCAGCTCGTCGAGGCCGCACCCGGCCCCGCGACCGGCCGTGGGCGGCGACGGCGACGCACACGCGGACCGGCCGGTGCCGACCTGCCCGAGGTCGTCGCCCGCCTCGAGGCCGAACAACTGTTACCGGCCATCTGGTTCCGGTTCAGCCGCAACGGCTGCGACGACGCCGTCGCCGAATGCCTCGACTCGTCGGTCCGCCTCACCGAGGCCGCCGACGTCGCCGAGATCCGCGCGGTCGCCGACCGGCACACCGCCGCCCTGCCGCCCGCCGATCTCGACGCCGTCGGTCACATCGAGTGGCTCGAAGGACTCGAACGCGGTTTCGCCGCGCACCACGCCGGCCTGATCCCGGCCTTCCGTCACACCGTCGAGGAATTGTTCGCCCGCGGTCTCGTGCGGGTCGTGTTCGCCACCGAGACCCTCGCCGTGGGGGTGAACATGCCGGCGCGCACCGTCGTCCTCGAACGCCTCGTCAAACCCACCGCAGACGGCCCGGTGCGCCTCTCCCCCGGCGAATACACCCAGCTCACCGGTCGCGCCGGCCGACGCGGCATCGATGTCGAAGGCCACGCCGTCGTGCTGTGGAGTCCCGAGGCCGCCCCCGCGACCGTCGCCGGTCTCGCCGGCGCACGCTCGTACCCGCTGCACAGTTCGCTGCGCGTCGGCTACAACACCGCGGTCAACCTGGTCGCCGGTCGCGGCATCCCCGGCTCCCGTGACTTTCTGCGACGCTCGTTCGCCCAGTTCCAGGCCGAACGGTCCGTCGCAGCGCTCACCGACGCCGTCCGCGCGAACACGACGGCGCTGCGCGATCTCGACACCGAACTCGAGGACGTCGAGGGTTTCACCGAGTACCGGCACCTGTGCGACCGGCTCGCCGAAGCACGGCGCTCCGGTTCGGCCGAACTCGTGACGTCGCTGGCACGGGCGGTACGTTCGCATCCCGCGCATCGACGCGGCGACAGGGAGCGCCTCCTCGCCCTCTCGGCGCGGCGCGCCGCGGTGCACGGCGACACCGAACGGATGCGGTCGCAGATCGACTCGGTCACCGGCCGCCTCGTCGAGACCTTCGATCGCACCCTGGACCTGCTCGAGGAGCGGGGTTATCTGCTCCGCGACCCGATGGGCGGATCCGCCTACGTCACCGACGACGGTCGTCGCCTGGGCCGGATCTACTGCGCGAACGACCTTCTCGTCGCCGAATGTGTGCGGACGGGCGCGTGGTCGGGCCTGACGCCGGCCGAGCTCGCCGCCGTCGCCTCGAGCGCTCTGGGCGAGACCCGTCGCCGCACAGTCGGAGTCCCGGGACGCACCACCCCGGCGATCGACGAAGCGTTGCGCGCGACCTCACGGCTATGGAGCGAACTCGCCGGACACGAGGAGCGTCTCGGCCTGGAGGTGGGGCCGGATCCGGATCCGATCGCCGTCGCCGCGATCCACCGCTGGGCGCGCGGGGACGGACTCGCCGCCGCCCTGCGCACCGCTTCGGATGCGGGGCTCTCGGCGGGCGATCTGGTCCGGCGCTATCTGCGCACCCTCGATCTCGTGGATCAGACCGGACTGTGCCGACGCGACGATCTGCCGCCGGTCTCGTTCACCCTGACCTGA
- a CDS encoding organic hydroperoxide resistance protein, which translates to MNIIYTAEALATGAGRDGHARTSDGKLDVDLALPTEMGGSGKGTNPEQLFAAGYAACFHSALQMIARQEKADISDSAVGARVGIGPTDGGGFGLAVTLEVTLPNLPRDKALELTEKAHQVCPYSNATRGNIDVTLEVTDE; encoded by the coding sequence GTGAACATCATCTACACCGCCGAAGCACTCGCCACCGGAGCAGGCCGCGACGGCCACGCCCGCACCAGCGACGGCAAGCTCGACGTCGACCTGGCCCTCCCCACCGAGATGGGTGGCAGCGGCAAGGGCACCAACCCCGAACAGCTTTTCGCCGCCGGATACGCCGCGTGCTTCCACTCGGCGCTGCAGATGATCGCCCGGCAGGAGAAGGCGGACATCAGCGACTCCGCGGTCGGCGCCCGCGTCGGCATCGGCCCGACCGACGGTGGCGGATTCGGTCTCGCCGTGACCCTCGAGGTGACCCTGCCGAACCTCCCCCGCGACAAGGCGCTCGAGCTCACCGAGAAGGCGCACCAGGTGTGCCCGTACTCCAACGCGACCCGCGGCAACATCGACGTCACCCTCGAGGTGACGGACGAGTGA
- a CDS encoding MarR family winged helix-turn-helix transcriptional regulator: protein MPSPLELDQQVCFALYRASRTITAAYRPHLDRLGITYPQYLVLLALWESDARGVQDLCDSLDLDTGTLSPLLKRLEAAGYVERRRQRTDERRVVVHLTEAGDALRTEAADIPGCVTRDSRFDVDELVALRETLHRLTAALQEAPGALSKKGRTP, encoded by the coding sequence GTGCCGTCTCCACTCGAACTCGACCAGCAGGTGTGCTTCGCGCTCTACCGCGCCTCCCGCACCATCACGGCCGCCTACCGGCCGCACCTCGACAGGCTGGGCATCACCTACCCGCAATACCTCGTGCTCCTGGCACTGTGGGAAAGCGATGCACGAGGCGTGCAGGATCTGTGCGACTCGCTCGATCTCGACACGGGCACACTGTCCCCCCTGCTCAAACGGCTCGAGGCCGCCGGATACGTCGAACGACGCCGGCAGCGGACCGACGAACGTCGTGTCGTCGTCCACCTCACCGAAGCGGGAGATGCACTCCGGACAGAAGCCGCGGACATCCCCGGCTGCGTGACGCGGGACAGCCGGTTCGACGTCGACGAACTGGTCGCGCTACGCGAGACGCTCCACCGCCTGACCGCCGCGTTGCAGGAAGCACCCGGCGCACTCTCGAAGAAAGGCCGGACACCGTGA
- a CDS encoding ATP-dependent Clp protease ATP-binding subunit, producing the protein MPAFFGPGGPGRIDITRFMSRGTQDLLAHAARYATDRGDAELDVLHLLRAMAEQDPSRTVMTRAGADPADVAAAVDQRLPQSRPGEAVSAPALTGAVKTALLEAHQLSRALGSTYIDPEHLFFTLAADQTRAPGRLLASLGVTPQALQTALQPTPAAPAAEETPTPTLDKFGVDLTERARGGGIDPVIGRTDEIEQTIEILARRTKNNPVLVGEAGVGKTAIVEGLAQRIVDGDVPDILQDKRIVQLDLTAMVAGTRYRGDFEERLTTALDEITAQQGKLIVFIDEIHTVVGAGAGNEGAMDAANILKPKLARGELHVVGATTLDEYRKHIEKDPALERRFQPVTVDEPARDDAVAILKGLADRYAEFHKVRYTDEALEAAVDLSMRYLPDRHLPDKAIDLVDQAGARLRLRVPRTDVSELRSRLDELEAEKDRAVEAEQYEDASRIRDEILRIQARIDGGDSEGDGEGTPTVDPELIAEIVSRATGVPASRMTRAEKERLRTLEDELHKRVVGQDEAVHAVARAVRRSRSGMSDPRRPVGSFLFLGPTGVGKTELAKALAEVLFGDERTMLRIDMSEFGERHTVSRLVGAPPGYVGYGEAGQLTEQVRRHPYSVVLLDEIEKAHPDVFNTLLQVLDDGRLTDGEGRTVDFTNTVVIMTSNLGSDIISSRGGALGFTTGDAEAAEKPLRDRVMGRLRESMRPEFLNRIDEIVMFRKLDDDQLHRITELLLDDSRKRLQSKGIDLEFTADAVEWIARNGHQPEFGARPLRRSISRVVDDRIADMLLDDALAEGNRVTADVVDDELLLQVS; encoded by the coding sequence ATGCCGGCATTCTTCGGGCCTGGTGGCCCCGGCCGAATCGACATCACTCGTTTCATGAGCCGCGGTACCCAGGATCTCCTCGCCCACGCAGCGCGCTACGCCACCGACCGTGGTGACGCGGAACTCGACGTGCTGCACCTCCTCCGCGCGATGGCGGAGCAGGATCCGTCCCGCACGGTCATGACGCGCGCCGGAGCCGACCCCGCCGACGTCGCTGCCGCCGTCGACCAGCGGCTGCCGCAGAGCCGCCCCGGTGAGGCCGTCTCCGCACCCGCACTGACCGGTGCCGTGAAGACCGCACTCCTCGAAGCGCACCAGCTCTCGCGTGCGCTCGGCTCCACCTACATCGACCCCGAGCACCTGTTCTTCACGCTCGCGGCCGACCAGACCCGCGCTCCCGGACGTCTGCTGGCGTCCCTGGGCGTGACCCCGCAGGCGTTGCAGACCGCACTGCAGCCCACCCCCGCGGCTCCCGCCGCGGAGGAAACCCCGACGCCGACACTCGACAAATTCGGCGTCGACCTCACCGAGCGGGCGCGCGGCGGCGGCATCGACCCCGTCATCGGCCGTACCGACGAGATCGAGCAGACGATCGAGATCCTCGCGCGACGCACCAAGAACAACCCGGTGCTCGTCGGTGAGGCCGGCGTCGGCAAGACCGCCATCGTCGAAGGACTCGCCCAGCGCATCGTCGACGGCGACGTCCCGGACATCCTGCAGGACAAGCGGATCGTCCAGCTCGACCTGACGGCGATGGTCGCCGGAACCCGCTACCGGGGCGACTTCGAGGAACGCCTCACCACGGCGCTCGACGAGATCACCGCCCAGCAGGGCAAGCTCATCGTCTTCATCGACGAGATCCACACCGTCGTCGGCGCGGGCGCCGGCAACGAGGGCGCGATGGACGCGGCGAACATCCTCAAGCCGAAGCTCGCCCGCGGTGAACTGCATGTCGTCGGGGCGACCACCCTCGACGAGTACCGCAAGCACATCGAGAAGGATCCGGCGCTCGAACGCCGTTTCCAGCCCGTCACGGTCGACGAGCCCGCACGCGACGACGCCGTCGCGATCCTGAAGGGTCTCGCCGATCGGTACGCCGAGTTCCACAAGGTCCGGTACACCGACGAAGCGCTCGAAGCGGCCGTCGACCTGTCGATGCGGTACCTGCCCGACCGGCACCTGCCGGACAAGGCGATCGACCTCGTCGACCAGGCCGGTGCACGACTGCGCCTGCGGGTGCCGCGCACCGACGTGAGCGAACTGCGTTCGAGGCTGGACGAACTCGAAGCGGAGAAGGATCGGGCCGTCGAGGCCGAACAGTACGAGGATGCCTCGCGCATCCGCGACGAGATCCTTCGCATCCAGGCTCGGATCGACGGTGGCGACAGCGAGGGCGACGGAGAGGGAACTCCGACCGTCGACCCGGAGCTGATCGCCGAGATCGTCTCGCGGGCCACCGGAGTCCCCGCGTCGCGGATGACCCGCGCCGAGAAGGAGAGGTTGCGCACTCTCGAGGACGAGCTGCACAAGCGCGTCGTCGGACAGGACGAAGCCGTCCACGCCGTGGCACGTGCCGTGCGGCGCAGCCGCTCCGGCATGAGCGACCCGCGTCGTCCGGTGGGCAGCTTCCTGTTCCTCGGTCCCACCGGCGTCGGCAAGACCGAGCTCGCGAAGGCCCTCGCCGAGGTGCTCTTCGGTGACGAGCGCACCATGCTGCGCATCGACATGAGCGAGTTCGGCGAACGCCACACCGTGAGCCGGCTCGTCGGTGCCCCTCCCGGCTACGTCGGCTACGGCGAGGCCGGGCAGCTCACCGAACAGGTGCGTCGTCACCCCTACTCGGTGGTGCTGCTCGACGAGATCGAGAAGGCGCACCCGGACGTGTTCAACACGCTGCTGCAGGTCCTCGACGACGGTCGCCTCACCGACGGTGAGGGACGCACGGTGGACTTCACCAACACCGTCGTCATCATGACCAGCAACCTCGGTTCGGACATCATCTCGAGCCGTGGTGGCGCGCTCGGCTTCACCACCGGTGACGCCGAGGCGGCCGAGAAGCCGCTGCGCGACCGGGTCATGGGACGGCTGCGCGAATCGATGCGGCCGGAGTTCCTCAACCGCATCGACGAGATCGTGATGTTCCGCAAGCTCGACGACGACCAGCTGCACCGGATCACCGAGCTGCTGCTCGACGACAGCCGGAAGCGGCTGCAGAGCAAGGGGATCGATCTCGAGTTCACCGCCGACGCGGTGGAGTGGATCGCCCGCAACGGTCATCAGCCCGAGTTCGGTGCCCGTCCGTTGCGCCGCTCGATCTCCCGGGTGGTCGACGATCGCATCGCCGACATGCTGCTCGACGACGCACTCGCCGAGGGCAACCGGGTGACGGCGGACGTCGTCGACGACGAACTGTTGCTCCAGGTGAGCTGA
- a CDS encoding maltokinase N-terminal cap-like domain-containing protein codes for MTADNELYPDAQLVEDLREWMPHQRWFAAKGHTITGVGVVLRHPLVEEPGFGADHVIVKVSFDSTADQIYQVPLGFRSHLPEELQSWSVVGPDDSQDRGLHVYDGLRDQEILDRYSRNLANGTPAGPVELHTVPGSVIEPGLRGRALSAEQSNTSVVLGEKLLLKMFRRLTLGINPDVELPLALGEDGCRSIAPIRAWIEAEVDGVRTTLAMVQDFAANSADGWSMALGSVRDLLLEGDLRADEVGTDFAGDSHRIGAAVADVHAHLGSALGVDERDASELAEGMIHRFQAAAAEVPDLVELTDAVRARFDEVAALGKVRVHRIHGDLHLGQVLRTPERWLLIDFEGEPAKSLEERRKPDSPFRDVAGMLRSFDYAAHHSIRESEQGAAVESQREFRAREWAERNCAAFCDGYAAASGTDPRDSDVLLRGYELDKAVYEVVYEARHRPSWLHLPLEAIRRLTAR; via the coding sequence ATGACCGCCGACAACGAGCTCTATCCGGACGCGCAGCTCGTCGAGGACCTGCGTGAGTGGATGCCGCACCAGCGATGGTTCGCGGCGAAGGGCCACACCATCACCGGGGTCGGTGTCGTCCTGCGTCATCCGCTCGTGGAGGAACCCGGTTTCGGGGCCGATCATGTGATCGTGAAGGTCTCGTTCGACTCGACGGCGGACCAGATCTATCAGGTGCCTCTCGGTTTCCGTTCCCATCTCCCCGAGGAACTGCAGTCGTGGAGCGTGGTCGGTCCCGACGATTCCCAGGATCGCGGCCTGCACGTCTACGACGGCCTCCGCGATCAGGAGATCCTCGACCGGTACTCGCGCAATCTGGCGAACGGCACCCCCGCCGGCCCGGTGGAGCTCCACACCGTGCCGGGTTCGGTCATCGAACCGGGCCTACGTGGGCGCGCGTTGAGCGCGGAGCAGTCCAACACCTCCGTGGTCCTCGGAGAGAAGTTGCTGCTCAAGATGTTCCGTCGGCTCACGCTCGGCATCAATCCGGACGTCGAGCTGCCGCTCGCCCTCGGCGAGGACGGATGCCGGTCGATCGCCCCGATCCGGGCGTGGATCGAAGCGGAGGTCGACGGGGTCCGCACCACGCTGGCGATGGTGCAGGACTTCGCGGCGAACTCGGCCGACGGCTGGTCGATGGCGCTCGGCAGCGTCCGGGACCTGCTCCTCGAAGGCGACCTGCGCGCCGACGAGGTGGGCACCGATTTCGCCGGGGACTCGCACCGCATCGGCGCGGCCGTGGCGGATGTGCACGCCCATCTCGGCTCCGCGCTCGGCGTCGACGAACGCGACGCCTCCGAGTTGGCAGAAGGCATGATCCACCGGTTCCAGGCCGCGGCGGCAGAGGTCCCCGACCTCGTCGAACTCACCGACGCGGTCCGGGCCCGATTCGACGAGGTCGCCGCGCTGGGCAAGGTGCGGGTGCACCGCATCCACGGCGACCTGCATCTCGGGCAGGTGTTGCGCACTCCCGAACGCTGGCTGCTCATCGACTTCGAGGGCGAACCCGCGAAATCCCTCGAGGAGCGCCGCAAGCCCGACAGCCCGTTCCGGGACGTGGCAGGAATGCTGCGGTCGTTCGACTACGCCGCACACCACTCGATCCGTGAATCCGAACAGGGCGCGGCCGTGGAGTCGCAGCGGGAGTTCCGGGCCCGCGAGTGGGCCGAACGCAACTGCGCTGCTTTCTGCGACGGTTACGCGGCCGCCTCGGGCACGGATCCGCGGGACTCCGACGTCCTGCTGCGCGGTTACGAGCTCGACAAGGCGGTCTACGAGGTGGTCTACGAGGCGCGACACCGCCCCTCGTGGCTGCACCTGCCGCTCGAGGCGATCCGTCGCCTCACGGCCCGCTGA
- the treS gene encoding maltose alpha-D-glucosyltransferase, protein MPDPSDRVPDYEHTEDGHLVESRAEDFAHARSLPVDPDWFKTAVFYEVLARAFNDSNNDGTGDLRGLTEKLDYIAWLGADCIWLPPFYDSPLRDGGYDIRDFRAVLPEFGTVEDFVIFLDEAHKRGIRVITDLVMNHTSDTHAWFQESRSDPDGPYGDFYVWSDVDDRYQEARIIFVDTETSNWTWDPVRKQYYWHRFFSHQPDLNYDNPEVQDAMLDVLRFWLDLGIDGFRLDAVPYLFEREGTNCENLPETHAFLKKCRAVMDAEYPGRVMLAEANQWPTDVVEYFGEPEIGDECHMAFHFPLMPRIFMAVRRQNRFPISEILAQTPPIPKTAQWGIFLRNHDELTLEMVTDEERDYMYAEYVTDPRMRANIGIRRRLAPLLENDRNQLELFTALLLSLPGSPVLYYGDEIGMGDNIWLGDRDAVRTPMQWTPDRNAGFSRADPARLYLPVIMDPTYGYQAVNVESQMNSTNSLLHWTRRMIQVRKQHPAFGKASFTELGSANPAILSYLREMSPGPERNYSDVILCVNNLSRYPQAVVLDLSRFAGWIPVELTGSVPFPTITEEGYMITLPGHGFFWFALQPDPSKEGPGEHPVSSEAEAAVQP, encoded by the coding sequence ATGCCGGATCCGTCCGACCGAGTACCCGATTACGAACACACCGAAGACGGTCATCTCGTCGAGAGCCGGGCCGAGGACTTCGCCCATGCGCGCAGCCTGCCCGTCGACCCGGACTGGTTCAAGACCGCGGTGTTCTACGAGGTCCTCGCCCGCGCTTTCAACGACTCGAACAACGACGGCACCGGCGACCTGCGGGGGCTGACCGAGAAACTCGACTACATCGCGTGGCTCGGTGCCGACTGCATCTGGTTGCCGCCCTTCTACGATTCACCGCTCCGCGACGGCGGTTACGACATCCGCGACTTCCGTGCTGTGCTACCGGAATTCGGTACGGTCGAGGATTTCGTGATCTTCCTCGACGAGGCGCACAAGCGCGGTATCCGCGTCATCACCGACCTGGTCATGAACCACACGTCCGACACGCACGCGTGGTTCCAGGAATCGCGGAGCGACCCCGACGGGCCGTACGGCGACTTCTACGTGTGGTCGGATGTCGACGACCGGTACCAGGAAGCCCGCATCATCTTCGTCGACACCGAGACGTCCAACTGGACGTGGGATCCGGTACGCAAGCAGTACTACTGGCACCGGTTCTTCTCGCATCAGCCCGACCTGAACTACGACAACCCCGAGGTCCAGGACGCGATGCTCGACGTCCTGCGTTTCTGGCTCGATCTCGGCATCGACGGGTTCCGCCTCGACGCGGTCCCCTATCTGTTCGAGCGCGAGGGGACCAACTGCGAGAACCTTCCCGAGACGCACGCCTTCCTCAAGAAGTGCCGTGCGGTGATGGATGCCGAATATCCCGGCCGGGTGATGCTGGCCGAGGCGAACCAGTGGCCCACCGATGTCGTCGAGTACTTCGGCGAACCCGAGATCGGCGACGAGTGCCACATGGCCTTCCATTTCCCGCTGATGCCACGCATCTTCATGGCGGTGCGGCGGCAGAACCGTTTCCCGATCTCGGAGATCCTCGCCCAGACCCCGCCGATCCCGAAGACCGCCCAGTGGGGCATCTTCCTCCGCAACCACGACGAGCTGACCCTCGAGATGGTGACGGACGAGGAACGCGACTACATGTACGCCGAGTACGTCACCGACCCACGGATGCGCGCCAACATCGGCATCCGCCGTCGCCTCGCCCCGTTGCTGGAGAACGACCGCAACCAGCTCGAGCTCTTCACCGCTCTGTTGCTGAGCCTGCCCGGCTCCCCCGTCCTGTACTACGGCGACGAGATCGGCATGGGCGACAACATCTGGCTCGGCGACCGCGACGCGGTACGGACCCCGATGCAGTGGACCCCCGACCGCAACGCGGGCTTCTCCCGCGCCGACCCGGCCCGGCTGTACCTGCCGGTGATCATGGATCCCACCTACGGGTACCAGGCGGTGAACGTCGAATCGCAGATGAACTCGACGAACTCGCTGTTGCACTGGACGCGGCGGATGATCCAGGTCCGCAAGCAGCATCCCGCCTTCGGCAAGGCCTCGTTCACCGAACTCGGCAGCGCGAATCCCGCGATCCTGTCCTATCTGCGTGAGATGTCGCCCGGTCCGGAACGCAACTACAGCGACGTCATCCTGTGTGTGAACAACCTGTCGCGTTATCCGCAGGCGGTCGTTCTCGATCTGTCGCGCTTCGCGGGGTGGATCCCTGTGGAGCTGACCGGGTCCGTCCCGTTCCCGACGATCACGGAGGAGGGTTACATGATCACCCTGCCCGGTCACGGATTCTTCTGGTTCGCCCTGCAACCCGACCCGTCGAAGGAGGGACCGGGCGAACATCCGGTGAGCAGCGAAGCAGAAGCGGCGGTCCAGCCATGA
- a CDS encoding acyl-CoA dehydrogenase family protein, which translates to MTANRPEGRVAELCTRMRSFIDDEVIPLEPVLSRHDDKAAEALAGLKGRAKELGLWALGHPEEMGGGGVPFLDFVYLNEIIGRSEYGQLAVGSVSMQDALMIQRHGTAEQRERWIPGLVSGDILPSVGMTEPEVAGSDPVLVQTTARLENGEWVIDGHKWFTTGAAQAGYCTVFARTEPESTPLHRSISAIIVPIDTPGLEIVRAIPTMGHDPSDHYEVRYSGVRVPEKNVLGERGNGFVVAQDRLGPGRIFHCMRWLGQAQRAFELMCARANSRFAHGSLLGEKGEIQRYIAESAADIQAARLMTLDAARVMDAGEDARVQIGLVKFRGAQMLHDVVDRAIQVHGALGLTADTPLEGMYRRARYARIYDGPDEVHRMSTARRMLRDPERVPWR; encoded by the coding sequence ATGACTGCGAACCGGCCCGAAGGGCGGGTGGCCGAACTGTGCACCCGCATGCGTTCGTTCATCGACGACGAGGTGATTCCTCTCGAACCCGTCCTTAGCCGCCACGACGACAAGGCCGCCGAGGCGCTCGCCGGTCTGAAGGGCAGGGCGAAGGAACTCGGGCTGTGGGCCCTGGGGCATCCCGAGGAGATGGGCGGGGGCGGGGTTCCCTTCCTCGACTTCGTCTACCTCAACGAGATCATCGGCCGCTCCGAGTACGGCCAGCTCGCAGTGGGATCGGTGTCCATGCAGGACGCCCTGATGATCCAGCGGCACGGCACCGCCGAACAACGCGAGCGCTGGATCCCGGGGCTCGTCTCCGGCGATATCCTGCCCTCCGTCGGCATGACCGAACCGGAAGTGGCGGGATCCGACCCCGTGCTCGTGCAGACCACCGCCCGGCTCGAGAACGGCGAATGGGTGATCGACGGGCACAAGTGGTTCACCACCGGTGCCGCGCAGGCCGGCTATTGCACGGTCTTCGCCCGGACCGAACCCGAGTCGACGCCGCTGCACCGCAGCATCAGCGCGATCATCGTGCCCATCGACACCCCCGGACTCGAGATCGTGCGGGCGATCCCCACGATGGGTCACGACCCGAGCGATCACTACGAGGTGCGGTACAGCGGGGTGCGGGTTCCCGAGAAGAACGTGCTCGGCGAACGCGGCAACGGCTTCGTCGTCGCGCAGGACCGGCTCGGGCCGGGCCGGATCTTCCACTGCATGCGGTGGCTCGGCCAGGCCCAGCGGGCCTTCGAACTCATGTGTGCCCGCGCCAACTCCCGATTCGCCCACGGTTCGCTGCTCGGCGAGAAGGGGGAGATCCAGCGCTACATCGCCGAATCCGCCGCCGACATCCAGGCCGCACGTCTGATGACCCTGGACGCCGCGCGGGTGATGGACGCGGGGGAGGACGCCCGGGTGCAGATCGGGCTCGTCAAGTTCCGCGGCGCGCAGATGCTGCACGACGTCGTCGACCGTGCGATCCAGGTGCACGGGGCGCTCGGTCTCACCGCCGACACACCGCTCGAGGGGATGTACCGGCGGGCGCGTTACGCCCGCATCTACGACGGTCCCGACGAGGTGCACCGGATGTCCACGGCACGGCGGATGCTGCGCGACCCCGAACGCGTGCCGTGGCGGTAG
- a CDS encoding PPOX class F420-dependent oxidoreductase — translation MARKIATNTAVGLQELLDFVRPRHRMILMTQRDDGTPQASPVTGGVDDSGRIVIATYPRRAKTRNARSRPEVGVVVLSDDWNDAWVQIDGTAEVIDAHDDVEPFVEYFRNIAGEHSDWDEYRQAMRDQGKSLIRITPTRWGPVATGGFPPETA, via the coding sequence ATGGCCCGCAAGATCGCAACCAACACCGCAGTCGGCCTGCAGGAATTGCTGGACTTCGTCCGGCCGCGCCACCGGATGATCCTCATGACGCAGCGCGACGACGGCACACCGCAGGCCTCCCCCGTCACCGGCGGCGTCGACGACAGCGGGCGCATCGTGATCGCGACCTATCCCCGGCGTGCCAAGACCCGCAACGCCCGTAGCCGGCCGGAGGTCGGTGTCGTCGTGTTGTCCGACGATTGGAACGACGCGTGGGTGCAGATCGACGGGACCGCGGAGGTGATCGATGCCCACGACGACGTCGAACCCTTCGTCGAGTACTTCCGCAACATCGCCGGTGAGCATTCGGACTGGGACGAGTACCGGCAGGCCATGCGCGATCAGGGCAAGTCGCTGATCCGGATCACCCCGACCCGCTGGGGTCCGGTGGCCACGGGAGGCTTCCCGCCCGAAACGGCATGA